The following coding sequences are from one Eleginops maclovinus isolate JMC-PN-2008 ecotype Puerto Natales chromosome 13, JC_Emac_rtc_rv5, whole genome shotgun sequence window:
- the LOC134874545 gene encoding protein FAM200A-like yields MVACDSLMVMSCVANLTYYSLRTVLRAKLTHIYKHSRREYFKIGCSTANICYICTSLAIYLAPMDRFVVRKVPEGQAAMTEGQAATTEGQAATIGQGQASEASTSQKRRKRKYNEEYVKYGFTVTTDRAGEEVPLCFVCSTILCNEAMKPSKLTRHMETHHVHLKAKPVEYMQQMLRDFKGQQATMRKSAKINENALKASYLVALRVAKSKKPHTIAEQLILPAAIDMCRAMVSEECANKLKTIPLSDNTIGRRIGEMANDVKDQLMAKLQTVLFSLQIDETTDVTNDAQLLTFVRYEDSGTMCEEFLFCKPLPGRTTGVEIFKALDDFFTEHNISWQRCVALCSDGARAMSGSKTGLFAHVRRVAPGVIWTHCLIHREALASKDLSVELSGVFDVVVKTVNFIKRNALNTRLFSSLCHDLGSEHSSLLYHSEVRWLSRGAVLARVFELRGAIYEFLCEKHSDLASNFNDSYWLTKLAYLTDVFAELNKLNSSMQGRDANVMQLYEKLDAFVKKMSKWIERVESNNLAMFPSVEEYPDSTDINDTICEHLRKLVRQFAKYFTDSEEWRRDSKWILLPFSDDASVGSSLTAVEEDKLIEMSTDSVRRHMYDTQPLVKFWISCQTEFPQLAAKAMRCLLPFPTTYLCESGFSTLAYLKNKYRARLDPENDMRLSLSTISPRIDRLCGLHHAQISH; encoded by the coding sequence atggtagcctgtgattcgctaatggtaatgagttgcgtcgctaacctcacttattattcattacgtacagtcttgcgagcaaagttgacacacatttataagcatagccgacgagagtattttaagataggttgtagtacagcaaacatttgttacatatgtactagtctagctatatatctagcaccaatggatcgttttgtagtgaggaaagtgccagagggacaggctgccatgacagagggtcaggctgccacgacagagggacaggccgccacgatagggcaaggacaggcttccgaagcgtcaacttcgcaaaaaagacgaaaaagaaaatacaatgaggaatatgttaaatatggattcacagtgacgacagacagagcaggagaggaggtaccactgtgtttcgtatgttcaacaattctctgtaatgaagctatgaagccgtcgaaacttacgcggcatatggagacgcatcacgtccacttgaaggccaaacccgttgagtacatgcaacagatgttgcgtgatttcaaaggacagcaggctaccatgaggaagagtgcaaaaataaatgaaaacgcactgaaagcatcgtatctggtcgctctcagggttgcaaaaagtaagaagccccataccattgcagagcagcttatattgccagcagccatagatatgtgcagagctatggtaagcgaagaatgtgccaacaaattaaaaactattccgttgtcagacaacacaatcggaagacgaattggggaaatggcaaatgatgtcaaagaccagctgatggcaaaacttcagacagttctgttttcccttcaaatcgacgagacgacagatgttactaatgatgcgcaactgttaacatttgtgcgatacgaggacagtggcactatgtgcgaggaatttcttttttgcaaaccactgcccgggcgaactaccggtgtagaaatatttaaagcactggacgattttttcacggagcacaatatctcgtggcagaggtgcgttgcattatgcagcgatggggcccgagccatgagtggcagcaagactggactgtttgcgcatgtaaggagggtggctccgggggtaatttggacacactgcctgattcatagagaggctctcgcctccaaagatctcagtgttgagctcagtggtgtgtttgatgtcgttgtcaagacggtcaacttcataaaacgaaacgcattgaatacacgcctgttttcatccctatgccatgacttgggaagtgaacacagctctctcctttatcattcagaggtgcgttggctgtctcgcggcgctgtgctcgcccgtgtgtttgaactacgcggagctatctacgagttcttgtgcgagaagcattctgatctggcttccaatttcaacgatagttactggttaactaagctggcgtacctcacagatgtttttgcagagctgaacaagttgaacagctccatgcaagggagagatgcaaacgtcatgcagctctacgagaagctcgacgcatttgtgaaaaaaatgtcaaagtggatcgaacgagtggagagcaataacttggcgatgtttccttcagttgaggaataccctgacagcactgacatcaacgacactatatgtgagcatttgaggaagcttgtgcgtcaattcgcaaagtacttcactgattcggaagagtggcgccgtgacagcaagtggatcctgctcccattcagtgacgatgcatcagtagggtcaagtctgacggctgtggaagaggataagctgattgagatgtccacagactctgtcaggaggcatatgtacgacacacagccccttgttaaattctggataagttgccagacagaatttccacagcttgctgcaaaagcaatgaggtgtcttttgccctttccaaccacatacctgtgtgagagtggtttttctacactggcgtacttaaagaataagtacagggctaggcttgatccagagaatgacatgagactgtctctgtctaccatttcgccacgaatagacaggctgtgtggacttcaccacgcccagatatcacactga
- the LOC134874471 gene encoding uncharacterized protein LOC134874471 isoform X1 codes for MRATVIDHVIVHGMTMTEAGQRVQPNLSRFSVATIIRAFREHNRVERLPYAGGRASRFTPAQEVVIVDMVRENNVLRLREIRERIIGDNMNFPNIDDVSLTTIDRVLKRQRVRMKQAYRVPFERNSDRIKHLRHQYVQRIFELESMARPHEFIFVDEAGFNLTKRRRRGRNIIGQRAIVDVPGQRGGNITLCAAMSSRGLLHRHAELGAYNTERLLTFLGELREVLHDHDHPNDQQNPGPADLPIYVIFWDNVSFHRSIQVREWFNINQQFINVCLPPYSPFLNPIEEFFSSWRWKVYDRQPYTRENLLRAMDLACDDVAVEAFQGWVRHARAFFPRCLAMDNIACDVDEVLWPDPVRRRDAAQ; via the exons ATGAGAGCAACGGTCATTGACCACGTCATTGTCCACGGCATGACAATGACCGAAGCTGGACAACGAGTCCAACCAAACCTAAGCCGATTCTCAGTGGCCACCATTATTCGGGCCTTCAGAGAACACAACAG AGTTGAAAGATTGCCATATGCAGGTGGGAGGGCTTCCAGATTCACACCAGCCCAAGAGGTCGTCATTGTGGATATGGTTCGGGAGAACAATGTGCTGAGACTACGGGAGATACGGGAGAGGATCATTGGTGACAATATGAACTTTCCGAACattgacgatgttagcctgacaACCATAGACAGAGTCCTCAAGCGCCAGAGAGTACGCATGAAGCAGGCCTATAGGGTACCCTTTGAGCGCAACTCTGACAGAATAAAGCACCTCCGTCACCAGTATGTGCAA AGGATCTTCGAGTTGGAGTCCATGGCCAGACCCCATGAATTTATATTTGTGGATGAGGCTGGCTTCAACCTcacaaaaaggaggaggagaggccgTAACATCATAGGACAGAGAGCTATCGTTGATGTGCCCGGCCAACGTGGAGGAAACATCACCCTCTGCGCTGCCATGAGTTCTAGAGGGCTTCTCCACCGGCATGCTGAACTTGGTGCCTACAACACTGAGCGTCTCCTCACCTTCCTAGGAGAGCTCAGAGAAGTTTTGCATGACCATGACCACCCGAACGACCAGCAGAATCCTGGGCCGGCTGATCTTCCCATATATGTCATCTTCTGGGACAATGTTAGTTTCCATCGCAGCATCCAGGTCAGAGAGTGGTTTAACATCAACCAGcaatttattaatgtgtgtctgcCACCCTACTCTCCATTCCTAAACCCAATAGAAGAGTTCTTCTCATCATGGCGGTGGAAGGTCTATGACCGCCAACCGTACACCAGAGAGAACCTTCTCAGGGCTATGGACCTGGCCTGTGATGATGTGGCTGTGGAGGCGTTCCAAGGCTGGGTGCGGCATGCCAGGGCATTCTTCCCACGATGTTTGGCTATGGACAATATTGCCTGTGACGTGGATGAGGTACTGTGGCCCGACCCAGTCCGACGACGTGATGCCGCCCAATGA
- the LOC134874471 gene encoding uncharacterized protein LOC134874471 isoform X2 — protein sequence MRATVIDHVIVHGMTMTEAGQRVQPNLSRFSVATIIRAFREHNRVERLPYAGGRASRFTPAQEVVIVDMVRENNVLRLREIRERIIGDNMNFPNIDDVSLTTIDRVLKRQRVRMKQAYRVPFERNSDRIKHLRHQYVQRIFELESMARPHEFIFVDEAGFNLTKRRRRGRNIIGQRAIVDVPGQRGGNITLCAAMSSRGLLHRHAELGAYNTERLLTFLGELREVLHDHDHPNDQQNPGPADLPIYVIFWDNKSSSHHGGGRSMTANRTPERTFSGLWTWPVMMWLWRRSKAGCGMPGHSSHDVWLWTILPVTWMRYCGPTQSDDVMPPNDCSVNILCQFTCTT from the exons ATGAGAGCAACGGTCATTGACCACGTCATTGTCCACGGCATGACAATGACCGAAGCTGGACAACGAGTCCAACCAAACCTAAGCCGATTCTCAGTGGCCACCATTATTCGGGCCTTCAGAGAACACAACAG AGTTGAAAGATTGCCATATGCAGGTGGGAGGGCTTCCAGATTCACACCAGCCCAAGAGGTCGTCATTGTGGATATGGTTCGGGAGAACAATGTGCTGAGACTACGGGAGATACGGGAGAGGATCATTGGTGACAATATGAACTTTCCGAACattgacgatgttagcctgacaACCATAGACAGAGTCCTCAAGCGCCAGAGAGTACGCATGAAGCAGGCCTATAGGGTACCCTTTGAGCGCAACTCTGACAGAATAAAGCACCTCCGTCACCAGTATGTGCAA AGGATCTTCGAGTTGGAGTCCATGGCCAGACCCCATGAATTTATATTTGTGGATGAGGCTGGCTTCAACCTcacaaaaaggaggaggagaggccgTAACATCATAGGACAGAGAGCTATCGTTGATGTGCCCGGCCAACGTGGAGGAAACATCACCCTCTGCGCTGCCATGAGTTCTAGAGGGCTTCTCCACCGGCATGCTGAACTTGGTGCCTACAACACTGAGCGTCTCCTCACCTTCCTAGGAGAGCTCAGAGAAGTTTTGCATGACCATGACCACCCGAACGACCAGCAGAATCCTGGGCCGGCTGATCTTCCCATATATGTCATCTTCTGGGACAAT AAGAGTTCTTCTCATCATGGCGGTGGAAGGTCTATGACCGCCAACCGTACACCAGAGAGAACCTTCTCAGGGCTATGGACCTGGCCTGTGATGATGTGGCTGTGGAGGCGTTCCAAGGCTGGGTGCGGCATGCCAGGGCATTCTTCCCACGATGTTTGGCTATGGACAATATTGCCTGTGACGTGGATGAGGTACTGTGGCCCGACCCAGTCCGACGACGTGATGCCGCCCAATGATTGCAGTGTCAACATACTGTGTCAATTTACATGTACAACGTAG